The genomic stretch TCGATCCAATTGGTGTGGCGATGCTATGCCTGCACGGCGCTCGCGTCAACGGGATCCTGCAGTGTCCTGCTCCAGCCGCGACACCAGTGCCTGCAGCGCCGGCGCGCAGCCGGCCTCGACCTTCAGCGCCAGCATGGCATCGGCACGCGTGGTGCCCAGGTTGAGCGCGGCCACCGGCTTGCCCATCTGGCCGGCCCAGACGCAGAAGCGGTAGCCGGAATAAACCATCAGCGACGAGCCCACCACCAGCATCGCATCCGCGGCTGCCAGCGCCGCGCGCGCGGCGTCGACACGCGCGCGCGGCACGGATTCGCCGAAGAACACCACGTCAGGCTTGAGGATGCCGCCGCAATGGCCGCAATCGGGCACCTGGAACTGCGCGAACAGCGGCGATTCGAAATGCACGTCGCCATCGGCGGCGGGCGGCGCGATCACGTCGCGCAGTGCGGCGTTGCGGGACACCAGCCAGTCCTGCAGGCCGGCGCGGTCGTGGCTGGCGCCGCAGTCCAGGCAGATGGCGCTGGCCAGGCTGCCGTGCAGTTCGATCACGCCCTGGCTGCCGGCGCGCTGGTGCAGGCCGTCGACATTCTGCGTGACCAGCGCCGTGATCCGGCCCTGTTCACCGAGCCGCGCCAGCGCGTGGTG from Cupriavidus nantongensis encodes the following:
- a CDS encoding NAD-dependent protein deacetylase, translated to MQPSQPSPAAAAALFDFVRRHPRLFVLTGAGISTDSGIPGYRDARGQWQRSPPITLQAFLGSHAGRQRYWARSMLGWPLAGQARPNDAHHALARLGEQGRITALVTQNVDGLHQRAGSQGVIELHGSLASAICLDCGASHDRAGLQDWLVSRNAALRDVIAPPAADGDVHFESPLFAQFQVPDCGHCGGILKPDVVFFGESVPRARVDAARAALAAADAMLVVGSSLMVYSGYRFCVWAGQMGKPVAALNLGTTRADAMLALKVEAGCAPALQALVSRLEQDTAGSR